The Deinococcus sp. Marseille-Q6407 genome has a window encoding:
- a CDS encoding YwqG family protein, with the protein MENGTQLQGLEAFPQPYRERLQATLRPMLRLTAAGPSASVLDSKVGGVPYRPRGMAWPTDTETGPLTLLAQLNFAALPPLPGFPTRGILQFFIGRTDVYGCTFLGTDQGEREVFQTRWFPDPGDDLTQLDTDPAGVPPLDEEFFSPLEAGAGGRLEGTLASQPLTAADRLFEGVVGLDLLDDAASPDPERTLGEWLEENGRELLGAGGHQLGGYPSFTQADPRGPDDPRILLLQLDSDDDLGLMWGDMGIANFFIYPEDLARCDFSRVAYNWDCG; encoded by the coding sequence ATGGAAAACGGTACCCAATTGCAGGGGCTGGAAGCCTTCCCGCAGCCCTACCGTGAGCGCCTACAGGCCACGCTGCGGCCCATGCTACGGCTGACGGCCGCTGGTCCCAGCGCCAGTGTGCTGGACAGCAAAGTGGGCGGTGTGCCGTATCGCCCCAGGGGGATGGCATGGCCCACTGACACGGAAACCGGGCCGCTGACGCTTCTGGCGCAGCTCAATTTCGCCGCGTTGCCGCCGCTGCCGGGTTTCCCCACGCGGGGCATCCTGCAATTTTTCATCGGGCGGACCGACGTTTACGGCTGCACCTTTCTGGGGACTGACCAGGGGGAACGCGAGGTGTTTCAGACCCGTTGGTTTCCGGACCCCGGAGACGACCTGACGCAGCTGGACACCGACCCCGCCGGCGTGCCGCCGTTGGACGAGGAGTTCTTTTCGCCGCTGGAGGCGGGCGCTGGAGGCCGGCTGGAGGGCACGCTGGCCTCCCAGCCGCTGACGGCCGCAGACCGGCTGTTTGAAGGGGTGGTCGGGCTGGATCTGCTGGACGACGCCGCATCGCCCGACCCGGAACGGACGCTGGGCGAGTGGCTGGAAGAAAACGGCCGTGAGCTGCTCGGGGCAGGTGGGCACCAGCTCGGCGGATACCCGTCTTTTACCCAGGCCGACCCCCGCGGCCCGGATGATCCCCGCATCCTGCTGCTGCAACTGGACTCTGACGACGACCTGGGCCTGATGTGGGGCGACATGGGCATCGCCAACTTCTTCATTTACCCGGAAGACCTGGCCCGCTGTGACTTTTCCCGGGTGGCCTACAACTGGGACTGCGGCTGA
- a CDS encoding mismatch-specific DNA-glycosylase yields MSADLTGLERTPEGYFVPDVLQEGLTLVLVGTAPSKRSAAARAYYANPQNKFWRTLHAVGLTPRQLAPTEFPLLPDYGIGLTDVAKRHSGVDAALPADAWAPDELRGKVRRYAPRIVAFTSKRGASETLGLPTGRLPYGRQLMDLEGAELWVLPSTSPLGHNHFSLEPWQLLADRVREVAAQERSAGSQGDKL; encoded by the coding sequence ATGAGTGCTGATTTGACTGGCCTGGAACGCACCCCCGAAGGTTATTTCGTGCCCGATGTTCTCCAAGAGGGCCTGACGCTGGTGCTGGTGGGCACGGCGCCCAGCAAACGTTCGGCGGCGGCGCGGGCCTACTACGCCAACCCGCAGAACAAGTTCTGGCGCACCCTGCACGCGGTGGGCCTCACCCCGCGGCAGCTGGCGCCCACCGAGTTTCCGCTGCTGCCGGACTACGGCATCGGCCTGACCGACGTGGCCAAGCGGCACAGCGGGGTCGATGCCGCGCTGCCGGCCGACGCCTGGGCGCCCGACGAACTGCGTGGCAAGGTGCGCCGCTACGCGCCCCGCATCGTGGCTTTTACGTCCAAGCGGGGGGCGTCCGAAACGCTGGGCCTGCCCACCGGCCGGCTGCCCTACGGCCGTCAGCTGATGGACCTCGAAGGCGCGGAGCTGTGGGTGCTGCCCTCCACCAGCCCGCTGGGCCACAACCACTTTTCGCTGGAGCCGTGGCAGCTGCTGGCCGACCGGGTCAGGGAAGTGGCGGCGCAGGAACGGTCGGCCGGCAGCCAGGGCGATAAGCTCTAG
- a CDS encoding OsmC family protein: MATTKTVNIDWLGEQRYVGRSDGGQQILIDNSENKVGVSPMDALLAALGTCTAYDVVGIMQKRRTPLSTYRIEVEGERADTTPARYTRITVRHIAGGEGVTLEQLEKAAHLSHDKYCSVAASLNAEIVLDVQLAEGKESGQG; this comes from the coding sequence ATGGCAACTACCAAGACTGTCAACATCGACTGGCTGGGCGAACAGCGTTACGTGGGCCGCAGCGACGGCGGCCAGCAGATTCTGATTGACAACTCCGAGAACAAGGTGGGCGTGTCCCCGATGGACGCCCTGCTGGCGGCGCTGGGCACCTGCACCGCCTACGACGTGGTGGGCATCATGCAAAAGCGCCGCACTCCGCTGAGCACCTACCGCATTGAGGTAGAAGGCGAGCGGGCCGATACCACCCCGGCCCGCTACACCCGCATCACCGTGCGCCACATTGCCGGCGGCGAGGGCGTGACCCTGGAGCAGCTGGAAAAGGCTGCGCACCTCAGCCACGACAAGTACTGCTCGGTGGCGGCCAGCCTGAACGCCGAGATTGTGCTGGACGTGCAGCTGGCAGAAGGTAAGGAAAGCGGTCAGGGCTGA
- a CDS encoding DAK2 domain-containing protein — protein sequence MLRTATDWLGVHREQVNALNVYPVPDGDTGTNMHLTMQSVRRELDTCDTGEMRAVARAISYGALLGARGNSGVILSQLLRGFADSVRDLPAIDVPGLKRALLAARQAGYKAVMKPVEGTILTVARGIAEGAQTGSTVQEVLENAVARGQDFLLQTQDMLPALKQAGVVDSGGQGFLYVVRGMLAGLLGEALPPAPEIAGNAQESFEAEEYGYCTEFLMDEARLPIEDIRELVTPFGDSLLVVGAEGYVKGHIHTDRPDELLATVGRHGRMLRTKVEDMTEQHTEILAGSGSAAQAEGERPRSGLVAVASGDGIIKQFRALGARIVSGGQTSNPSVQDILDAVNSVSAETVIVLPNNKNVLMAADKAAELLGGRAVVVSTRTLGQGLGAALSFNADADAQELAGYMQESAGRVTTFEITRASRNTVHTTPDGRELDIHEGDVIGLKDDELVHAGGTPEAAVQALVRAQAADAEVVTVFRSVNTPAERLEELAQALEAEFPLLDIQTYAGGPELYDYLVTVE from the coding sequence ATGCTCCGCACCGCCACCGACTGGCTGGGTGTGCACCGCGAACAGGTCAACGCCCTGAACGTCTACCCGGTGCCCGACGGCGACACCGGCACCAACATGCACCTCACCATGCAGTCGGTGCGCCGAGAGCTGGACACCTGCGACACCGGCGAGATGCGCGCGGTGGCCCGGGCCATCAGCTATGGGGCGCTGCTGGGCGCCCGCGGCAATTCCGGCGTGATTCTCTCGCAGCTGCTGCGCGGCTTTGCCGACTCGGTCCGTGATCTACCGGCCATCGACGTGCCGGGGCTGAAGCGGGCGCTGCTGGCCGCGCGGCAAGCCGGCTATAAGGCCGTGATGAAGCCGGTCGAAGGCACCATCCTGACCGTGGCCCGTGGGATTGCCGAGGGCGCGCAGACGGGAAGCACCGTGCAGGAAGTGCTGGAAAACGCCGTGGCCCGTGGGCAGGATTTCCTGCTGCAGACCCAGGACATGCTGCCGGCCCTCAAGCAGGCAGGCGTGGTGGACAGCGGCGGCCAGGGCTTCCTGTACGTGGTGCGCGGCATGCTGGCCGGGCTGCTGGGCGAGGCGCTGCCCCCGGCGCCCGAAATTGCTGGCAACGCCCAGGAAAGCTTTGAGGCCGAGGAATACGGGTACTGCACCGAATTCCTGATGGACGAGGCGCGGCTGCCGATTGAAGACATCCGCGAGCTGGTCACGCCGTTCGGGGATTCGCTGCTGGTGGTGGGCGCCGAGGGGTACGTCAAGGGCCACATCCACACCGACCGCCCCGACGAGCTGCTGGCGACCGTGGGCCGGCACGGCCGGATGCTGCGCACCAAGGTCGAGGACATGACCGAGCAGCACACCGAAATCCTGGCCGGCTCGGGTAGCGCGGCGCAGGCGGAAGGCGAGCGGCCCCGGTCGGGCCTGGTGGCGGTGGCCTCCGGCGACGGCATCATCAAGCAGTTCCGTGCCCTGGGCGCCCGGATCGTGTCAGGCGGGCAGACCTCCAACCCCAGCGTGCAGGACATTCTGGACGCCGTGAACAGCGTGAGCGCCGAAACGGTGATCGTGCTGCCCAACAACAAGAACGTGCTGATGGCCGCCGACAAAGCCGCCGAGCTGCTGGGCGGCCGCGCCGTCGTGGTGTCCACCCGCACGCTGGGCCAGGGCCTGGGCGCCGCGCTGAGCTTCAATGCCGACGCCGACGCGCAGGAGCTGGCCGGCTACATGCAGGAAAGTGCCGGCCGGGTCACCACCTTTGAAATTACCCGCGCCAGCCGCAACACGGTCCACACCACCCCGGACGGCCGCGAGCTGGATATCCACGAGGGCGACGTGATCGGCCTGAAAGACGACGAACTGGTCCACGCCGGCGGCACCCCCGAAGCGGCGGTGCAGGCCCTGGTGCGTGCTCAGGCCGCCGACGCCGAAGTGGTGACGGTGTTCCGCAGCGTGAATACCCCGGCCGAGCGCCTGGAAGAACTCGCGCAGGCCCTGGAAGCCGAGTTTCCCCTGCTGGACATTCAGACCTACGCCGGCGGGCCGGAACTGTACGACTATCTGGTCACAGTGGAATAA
- the deoC gene encoding deoxyribose-phosphate aldolase, whose protein sequence is MDSHPLAPHIDHTLLKAEATSADIRRLCAEAREHHFAAVCVNPVYVALAAEELAGSGVKVATVCGFPLGAISSDQKAAEARQSAEQGADEVDMVIHIGAARAGEWETVQADIEAVRRAIPDTVLKVIIETALLDDAQKRQATEAAVQAGTDFVKTSTGFSTGGATVEDVALMKEVIGDRAQIKAAGGVRSPEDAQAMLNAGASRLGTSGGVGLVSGGENGSGY, encoded by the coding sequence ATGGACAGTCATCCTCTGGCCCCTCACATTGACCACACCCTGCTCAAGGCCGAAGCCACCTCGGCGGATATTCGCCGGCTGTGCGCCGAGGCCCGCGAACACCACTTCGCCGCCGTGTGCGTGAACCCGGTGTATGTGGCGCTGGCCGCCGAGGAACTGGCCGGCAGCGGCGTAAAGGTGGCGACCGTGTGCGGCTTTCCGCTGGGTGCCATTTCCAGCGACCAGAAAGCCGCCGAAGCCCGCCAGAGCGCCGAACAGGGCGCCGACGAGGTGGACATGGTGATTCATATCGGAGCCGCCCGCGCCGGCGAGTGGGAAACGGTGCAGGCCGACATCGAAGCGGTGCGCCGCGCCATTCCCGACACGGTGCTGAAAGTGATTATCGAAACGGCCCTGCTGGACGACGCCCAGAAGCGCCAGGCCACTGAAGCCGCGGTGCAGGCGGGCACCGACTTCGTGAAGACCTCCACCGGCTTTTCCACCGGCGGCGCCACCGTGGAGGACGTGGCCCTGATGAAAGAAGTGATCGGCGACCGCGCCCAGATCAAGGCGGCCGGCGGCGTGCGCAGCCCCGAAGACGCCCAGGCCATGCTGAACGCCGGAGCCTCCCGCCTGGGCACCAGCGGCGGCGTGGGCCTGGTGTCGGGCGGCGAAAACGGCAGCGGCTACTAG
- the pilM gene encoding type IV pilus assembly protein PilM, translating into MTNYFRKSGGQAFGLEIGTSAIKAVALGPGGAAVQQAVMTPTPQGALRDGGVVEPQAVAAEIRSLLSQSGISRKQVVTAIPNQATVTRNIMIPRMDLKELRGSNVIRYEAERYIPYPIDEVTLDFDVLDDPSTLPEDAQMEVVIAAVPNDVVSRHVETLQMAGLQPVVVDVKSFAALRAIQQRAAGPEDVVLALEIGASSSVIALMRGERLLMSRNINVAADDFTTALQRAFDLDFGAAEALKLGYQVPGSGPVDSSQLHSPARVAEALRPATIDLITEVRRSLEFYRVQSGELFIDQLVLAGGGAKLSGLPTAISEALGIPTEMVQPWNALELPADDLALREHGPEYTVPLGLALRGVKRG; encoded by the coding sequence ATGACAAATTACTTTCGTAAATCAGGTGGGCAGGCATTCGGCCTGGAAATCGGAACCAGCGCCATCAAGGCTGTCGCTCTGGGGCCCGGCGGCGCGGCGGTGCAGCAGGCCGTCATGACGCCGACGCCCCAGGGCGCGCTGCGCGACGGCGGCGTGGTGGAGCCACAGGCAGTCGCGGCCGAGATCCGCTCGCTGCTGTCACAAAGCGGCATCAGCCGCAAGCAGGTGGTCACCGCCATTCCCAATCAGGCCACCGTCACCCGCAACATCATGATTCCGCGCATGGACCTCAAGGAACTGCGCGGCAGCAACGTGATTCGCTACGAGGCGGAGCGTTACATTCCTTATCCCATCGACGAAGTGACGCTGGATTTCGACGTACTGGACGATCCCAGCACTCTGCCCGAAGATGCCCAGATGGAAGTGGTCATTGCCGCCGTGCCCAACGACGTGGTCAGCCGCCATGTGGAAACGTTGCAGATGGCCGGCCTGCAACCGGTGGTGGTGGACGTCAAGAGTTTCGCGGCGCTGCGGGCCATTCAGCAGCGTGCCGCCGGGCCTGAGGACGTGGTGCTGGCGCTCGAAATTGGCGCCAGCTCTTCTGTCATTGCCTTGATGCGCGGTGAGCGGCTGCTGATGTCGCGCAACATCAACGTGGCCGCCGACGATTTCACCACGGCGCTGCAGCGTGCTTTCGACCTGGATTTCGGCGCGGCCGAAGCGCTTAAATTAGGCTATCAGGTGCCCGGAAGCGGCCCGGTCGACAGCAGCCAGCTGCACAGCCCCGCCCGCGTGGCCGAGGCGCTGCGCCCGGCCACCATTGACCTGATCACCGAGGTGCGGCGCTCGCTGGAATTTTACCGGGTGCAGAGCGGCGAGCTGTTTATTGACCAGCTGGTGCTGGCCGGCGGCGGCGCCAAACTGAGCGGTCTGCCCACAGCCATCAGCGAGGCGCTGGGTATTCCCACCGAAATGGTGCAGCCCTGGAACGCTCTGGAGCTACCAGCCGACGATCTGGCGCTGCGGGAACACGGCCCCGAGTACACCGTCCCGCTGGGCCTGGCCCTGAGAGGAGTAAAACGTGGTTGA
- a CDS encoding Asp23/Gls24 family envelope stress response protein, whose protein sequence is MSKTSKGNIQITDAALASLIGLAAHEVPGVVGMAPVNLKEGITRALGRSQVKDGVIIHRGPDTGKARREKAASPDAPYWAELSIIVAYGVSIPTVAQNIEDRVKHIVRTHAGTELQSVRVNVVGVGRE, encoded by the coding sequence GTGAGCAAGACATCCAAAGGCAATATTCAGATTACCGACGCCGCCCTGGCCTCGCTGATCGGGCTGGCCGCACATGAGGTCCCCGGCGTGGTGGGCATGGCGCCCGTGAACCTGAAAGAAGGCATCACCCGGGCGCTGGGCCGCTCGCAGGTCAAAGACGGCGTGATTATTCACCGCGGGCCCGATACCGGCAAGGCCCGCCGGGAGAAGGCCGCCAGCCCCGACGCACCCTACTGGGCCGAGCTGAGCATCATCGTGGCTTACGGGGTCAGCATTCCCACCGTGGCGCAGAACATCGAGGACCGGGTCAAGCACATTGTCCGCACGCACGCCGGCACCGAGCTGCAGTCGGTGCGGGTGAACGTGGTGGGGGTCGGCCGTGAGTGA
- the rpiA gene encoding ribose 5-phosphate isomerase A yields MSDLEALKKEAALRAVALVESGQRVGLGTGSTAKYAIEELGRRLQAGELTGIVGVATSNASAELARQVGVPVEDLDPRPLDIAIDGADEIAPNLDLVKGLGGALLREKLTEVQARHLIIIADHTKLVGRLGEKAPLPIEIAQFGFLSTVERLRAFLPGGRLRMDGAHNFVTDNGNFIYDAQLPEQFEAAALERRIKGTLGVVDTGLFLGMAERAFVAAPDGVQELTR; encoded by the coding sequence ATGAGCGACCTTGAAGCCCTGAAAAAAGAAGCGGCCCTGCGCGCCGTGGCGCTGGTGGAAAGTGGGCAGCGGGTGGGCCTGGGCACCGGCAGCACTGCCAAATACGCGATTGAGGAATTGGGCCGCCGGTTGCAGGCGGGCGAGCTGACGGGCATCGTGGGCGTGGCGACCTCCAACGCTTCGGCGGAGCTGGCCCGGCAGGTGGGCGTCCCGGTGGAAGACCTTGACCCCCGGCCGCTGGACATCGCCATTGACGGGGCCGACGAAATCGCCCCGAATCTGGACCTGGTCAAGGGGCTGGGCGGCGCCCTGCTGCGCGAGAAACTGACCGAGGTGCAGGCCCGGCACCTGATCATCATCGCCGACCACACCAAGCTGGTCGGCCGGCTGGGGGAAAAAGCCCCCTTGCCCATTGAGATTGCGCAGTTCGGGTTTCTGTCCACCGTCGAGCGCCTGCGGGCGTTCCTGCCAGGCGGCCGCCTGCGAATGGACGGCGCCCACAACTTCGTGACCGACAACGGCAACTTCATCTACGATGCGCAGCTGCCCGAGCAGTTCGAGGCGGCCGCGCTGGAACGCCGTATCAAGGGCACCCTGGGCGTGGTGGACACCGGCCTGTTCCTGGGCATGGCCGAGCGGGCCTTCGTGGCCGCGCCGGACGGCGTGCAGGAACTGACGCGCTGA
- a CDS encoding DUF4149 domain-containing protein, whose protein sequence is MHLLTALNVLLAGVWAGMYLFTTLVVSPAFVQLFPDAAERAAYRRVVGRIYARVNGFVTALLVLAVLALGVRHGWTWALRAELLLLAVIGALTGWHVWQSGGERTQDRPPTPWLTQLTLLAVLLLCVAALLA, encoded by the coding sequence ATGCACCTGCTGACGGCTCTGAATGTTCTGCTGGCTGGCGTCTGGGCCGGCATGTACCTGTTCACCACCCTGGTGGTCAGCCCGGCGTTTGTGCAGCTGTTTCCGGACGCGGCCGAGCGGGCGGCATACCGGCGCGTGGTGGGCCGCATCTATGCCCGCGTCAACGGATTTGTCACGGCGCTACTGGTTCTGGCCGTGCTGGCCCTGGGGGTACGGCACGGCTGGACCTGGGCGCTGAGGGCCGAATTGTTGCTGCTGGCCGTCATTGGTGCTCTGACTGGCTGGCACGTATGGCAGTCCGGGGGTGAAAGAACCCAAGACCGGCCCCCCACCCCGTGGCTGACCCAGCTCACCCTGCTGGCAGTGTTGCTGCTGTGCGTGGCTGCCCTGCTGGCCTGA
- a CDS encoding Maf family protein encodes MPEPLPLILASGSPRRRELLARLLPDFEVVVSDVDETSPETDPAALAVTLAQRKALAVAAAHPGRAVLGADTVVALGGTLLAKPESNAENRKFLRQLGGQTHQVVTGLCLVAGGQVCTAAESTAVTFRPLTEAEIAHYAASGEGLDKAGGYGIQGLGMALISGISGDYSGVVGLPLARTLELLRAGGVGTRWE; translated from the coding sequence ATGCCCGAACCTTTGCCGCTCATCCTGGCCTCCGGCAGCCCGCGCCGCCGCGAACTGCTGGCCCGCCTGCTGCCCGATTTTGAAGTGGTGGTCAGTGATGTGGACGAAACCAGCCCCGAGACCGACCCCGCCGCCCTGGCCGTAACCCTGGCGCAGCGCAAGGCCCTGGCGGTGGCCGCTGCCCACCCCGGCCGCGCTGTGCTGGGCGCCGACACGGTGGTGGCGCTGGGCGGCACCCTGTTGGCCAAACCGGAGAGCAACGCCGAAAACCGCAAGTTTCTCCGGCAGCTGGGCGGGCAGACCCATCAGGTCGTGACCGGGCTGTGCCTGGTGGCCGGCGGTCAGGTCTGCACCGCGGCCGAAAGCACTGCCGTGACTTTTCGCCCGCTGACTGAAGCTGAGATTGCCCATTACGCTGCCAGCGGCGAAGGGCTGGACAAGGCCGGCGGCTACGGCATTCAGGGGCTGGGCATGGCGCTGATTTCAGGGATCAGCGGCGACTACTCAGGCGTGGTGGGTCTGCCGCTGGCGCGCACGCTGGAACTGCTGCGGGCAGGCGGCGTCGGCACGCGCTGGGAATAG
- a CDS encoding peroxiredoxin gives MTNPGRLQPGEAFPDFAFLDANGQTHRPGDYAGQYVVLYVYPKDDTPGCTREACDFRDSARLRELGAQVLGVSLDDDASHRKFAEKYSLPFPLLTAPDPDFLRTLGAYGEKNSYGKVTEGIKRSTFVIDPQGRLVKSWLAVKVDGHADAVADAIEKDMQTQKEMEEKQ, from the coding sequence ATGACCAATCCAGGCCGCCTGCAACCCGGCGAAGCGTTTCCCGACTTCGCCTTTCTTGACGCGAACGGACAGACCCACCGCCCCGGCGACTACGCCGGGCAGTACGTGGTGCTGTATGTCTATCCCAAGGATGACACCCCCGGATGCACCCGCGAGGCGTGCGATTTCCGCGACAGCGCCCGCCTGCGCGAGCTGGGCGCTCAGGTGCTGGGTGTCAGCCTGGACGATGACGCCAGCCACCGCAAGTTCGCCGAGAAGTACAGCCTGCCTTTTCCGCTGCTGACTGCCCCGGACCCGGATTTTCTGCGGACGCTGGGCGCATACGGCGAGAAGAACAGCTACGGCAAGGTGACCGAGGGCATCAAACGCTCCACCTTCGTGATTGACCCGCAGGGCCGGCTGGTCAAGAGTTGGCTGGCCGTCAAGGTGGACGGCCACGCCGACGCGGTGGCCGATGCCATCGAAAAAGACATGCAGACACAGAAAGAGATGGAGGAGAAGCAATGA
- the murF gene encoding UDP-N-acetylmuramoyl-tripeptide--D-alanyl-D-alanine ligase encodes MLNPHDLLPFEAAVHPAARPAVRLTWDSRQADAETAFVALPGEHDHGNRFIESALERGAPFVLTDLPGAAGQLPRTVEVSDSLAALTAWAQQERARNRLVVGITGSVGKTTAKAYVAAALNAHYMPVYNTIPAIACFLIEFGSSDRPLVVEMGIDRVGEMDRLVNLVHPDVGVVTSIGAAHLEGLSSLEIIAREKGKILSAPQALVGNQARVWYPERAIYGFSTPELPVTYSGQDLRVTEQGADFTYAGQAVHLPHASQVQAEAAVLGLHLAESNGVPLAEAIQRTEQVQVPSGRYQIHSGRYTVIDDAYNASPLAVQAALSALKNFRGRRISVLGTMLELGETAPELHAEVGRSACDSADLCFGVGPYAEVLGKRAYRTVPELLSALKAEVQDGDVILVKASRGISMTPEQRAQEGVGLDSVVDELLAWRDRGPAQAAASLA; translated from the coding sequence ATGTTGAACCCTCATGACCTCCTGCCTTTTGAAGCGGCAGTTCACCCGGCCGCACGCCCGGCCGTGCGCCTGACCTGGGATTCCCGGCAGGCCGACGCCGAGACCGCGTTCGTGGCCCTGCCCGGCGAACACGACCACGGCAACCGTTTTATCGAGTCGGCGCTGGAACGTGGCGCCCCCTTCGTGCTGACCGACCTGCCCGGCGCGGCGGGCCAGCTGCCGCGCACGGTCGAGGTCAGCGATTCGCTGGCGGCCCTGACCGCCTGGGCGCAGCAGGAGCGGGCCAGGAACCGGCTGGTGGTCGGGATTACCGGCAGCGTGGGCAAAACCACGGCCAAAGCCTACGTGGCGGCGGCGCTGAACGCCCACTACATGCCGGTGTACAACACCATTCCCGCCATCGCCTGCTTTCTGATCGAGTTCGGCAGCTCCGACCGGCCGCTGGTGGTGGAAATGGGCATTGACCGGGTGGGCGAAATGGACCGGCTGGTGAATCTGGTGCATCCCGATGTGGGCGTCGTCACCTCGATCGGTGCGGCCCACCTCGAAGGGCTGAGCAGCCTGGAGATTATTGCCCGTGAAAAGGGCAAGATTCTGTCGGCGCCCCAGGCGCTGGTGGGCAATCAGGCGCGGGTCTGGTATCCCGAGCGGGCGATCTACGGCTTTTCCACCCCGGAGTTGCCGGTCACTTACAGCGGGCAGGACCTGCGGGTGACCGAGCAGGGCGCCGACTTCACCTATGCCGGTCAGGCGGTGCATCTGCCGCACGCGTCGCAGGTACAGGCCGAAGCGGCCGTGCTGGGGCTGCATCTGGCCGAAAGCAACGGCGTGCCACTGGCCGAGGCGATTCAGCGTACCGAACAGGTGCAGGTGCCCAGCGGCCGCTACCAGATTCATTCGGGCCGCTACACCGTGATTGACGACGCCTACAACGCCAGCCCACTGGCCGTGCAGGCGGCTCTGAGTGCCCTGAAGAACTTCCGTGGCCGGCGCATTTCGGTGCTGGGCACCATGCTGGAGCTGGGCGAAACGGCCCCCGAGCTGCACGCCGAAGTGGGCCGCAGCGCCTGCGACAGCGCTGACCTGTGCTTCGGGGTGGGCCCCTACGCCGAGGTGCTGGGCAAGCGGGCTTACCGTACCGTGCCCGAACTGCTCAGCGCCCTGAAGGCCGAAGTGCAGGACGGCGACGTGATTCTGGTCAAGGCCAGTCGGGGGATTTCGATGACCCCCGAGCAGCGCGCTCAGGAAGGCGTGGGGCTGGACAGCGTGGTGGACGAACTGCTGGCCTGGCGCGACCGTGGCCCGGCGCAAGCGGCGGCAAGCCTGGCTTGA
- a CDS encoding molybdopterin-dependent oxidoreductase: MSRRKHFADPAPEQAGRFPPRQRQALGFPTLTAAAPPQPLPAREDWTLRVFGLVQERTLSWADLLALPQSTLTLDIHCVTYWTRLDTVWQGVRTRDLLDVLDLDPRATHVMAHALGDYSAGLTLDDWRRDDLLLAHSYGGEPLEEKHGGPLRLVAPHRYFWKSVKWLEGLEFMDRDRPGYWEARGYHHRGDPWAQERWESD, from the coding sequence ATGAGCCGCCGCAAACATTTTGCCGACCCGGCCCCCGAGCAGGCCGGCCGCTTTCCGCCGCGGCAGCGTCAGGCCCTGGGCTTTCCCACCCTGACGGCCGCGGCCCCGCCCCAGCCTCTGCCAGCGCGGGAGGACTGGACCCTGCGCGTTTTTGGGCTGGTTCAGGAGCGCACCCTGTCCTGGGCCGATCTGCTGGCCTTGCCGCAAAGCACCCTCACGCTGGACATCCACTGCGTGACCTACTGGACCCGGCTGGACACCGTCTGGCAGGGCGTACGCACCCGGGACCTGCTGGACGTGCTAGACCTGGACCCCCGCGCCACCCACGTGATGGCGCACGCGCTGGGCGACTATAGCGCCGGGCTGACCCTGGACGACTGGCGGCGGGACGACCTGCTGCTGGCCCACTCCTACGGCGGCGAGCCACTGGAGGAAAAGCACGGCGGCCCGCTGCGGCTGGTGGCCCCGCACCGTTACTTCTGGAAGTCGGTGAAATGGCTGGAAGGCCTGGAGTTCATGGACCGCGACCGCCCTGGTTACTGGGAAGCACGCGGCTACCATCACCGGGGCGACCCCTGGGCGCAGGAGCGCTGGGAGAGCGACTGA